From the Pyxidicoccus trucidator genome, one window contains:
- a CDS encoding RNA polymerase sigma factor → MLGPETSDERLMLAFQAGDARAFEALVRKHRTPVFNFVLRFVGQRARAEDVLQETWLKVVRSAGEYTPKAKFTTWLYTIARNLCVDSARKESYRQASSLEAPAAGVDGDEGRPLGEGLPDTGASPERGAYNARLRPMLERALASLPEEQREVFILREYSGIPFKDIAEVTGVSENTVKSRMRYALDGLRRRLAEMGVDGDLAEDGRTVTG, encoded by the coding sequence GTGTTGGGACCGGAGACCTCAGACGAGCGGCTGATGCTCGCCTTCCAGGCGGGGGACGCGCGCGCGTTCGAGGCGTTGGTGCGCAAGCACCGGACGCCGGTGTTCAACTTCGTCCTCCGATTCGTCGGGCAGCGGGCACGGGCGGAGGACGTGCTGCAGGAGACGTGGCTGAAGGTGGTACGGAGCGCCGGCGAGTACACGCCCAAGGCGAAGTTCACGACCTGGCTCTACACGATTGCGAGGAACCTCTGCGTGGACAGTGCGCGCAAAGAGAGCTACCGCCAGGCGTCGTCCCTGGAAGCCCCCGCCGCGGGAGTGGACGGGGACGAGGGACGTCCGCTGGGCGAGGGGCTGCCGGACACCGGAGCCAGCCCCGAGCGGGGGGCCTACAACGCACGTCTGCGGCCGATGCTGGAACGGGCCCTGGCGTCCCTCCCGGAGGAGCAGCGAGAAGTGTTCATCCTGCGTGAGTACAGCGGCATCCCCTTCAAGGACATCGCCGAGGTGACGGGCGTGTCCGAGAACACCGTGAAGAGCCGGATGCGCTACGCGCTCGACGGGTTGCGCCGACGCCTGGCGGAGATGGGCGTGGACGGCGACCTCGCCGAGGACGGAAGGACGGTGACGGGATGA
- a CDS encoding DUF2085 domain-containing protein: MFWLSHHHPDEYNRTYVLGGVRVCARCLGTYPVMLATLVGLFILRAPREWRWDVPVVLGLTLPALVDWAVGRFRPAAGSNAVRTLTGVLLGLALGRSLQVHVQRPLPDVLLAQAALVTAVAVPVILATYRRPRSG, from the coding sequence GTGTTCTGGCTCAGCCACCACCACCCGGATGAGTACAACCGCACCTACGTGCTGGGCGGAGTGCGCGTGTGCGCGCGCTGCCTGGGCACGTACCCGGTGATGCTCGCCACGCTGGTGGGCCTCTTCATTCTGCGTGCGCCGCGCGAGTGGCGTTGGGACGTGCCGGTGGTGCTGGGCCTCACGCTGCCCGCCCTGGTGGACTGGGCGGTGGGGCGCTTCCGCCCGGCGGCCGGCTCCAACGCGGTGCGTACGCTCACCGGGGTGCTGCTGGGGCTGGCGCTCGGACGCTCGCTCCAGGTGCATGTCCAGCGGCCCCTTCCGGACGTGCTGCTGGCCCAGGCCGCCCTGGTGACAGCCGTGGCGGTCCCTGTCATTCTCGCCACTTACCGGAGACCGCGCTCGGGATAG
- a CDS encoding ABC transporter ATP-binding protein yields MSSGPLLQVKDLKVHFPVRGGLLGRVRGAVKAVDGVGFDVVRGETLGLVGESGCGKSTLGRALLRLVEPTAGSIRFDGQELTGQSQRRLRPLRRRMQLVFQDPYASLNPRMTVREILGEPFTIHGLARERGEREREVAALVDAMGLPREALERYPHEFSGGQRQRIGIARAIALRPDLVVADEPISALDVSIQAQIVNLLVDLQRERGLTYVFIAHDLKIVEYVSTRVAVMYLGRIVELAPAAELYRRPRHPYTQALLSAVPVPDPGRARTRLLVPGEPPSPLNPPSGCAFHPRCPHAMERCRRESPPLYPLGDGHTAACFLVEGDAREVSSAPTSGGDAGVLAQPPPPG; encoded by the coding sequence ATGAGCTCCGGGCCGCTGCTCCAGGTGAAGGACTTGAAGGTGCACTTCCCCGTGCGCGGCGGGCTGCTGGGCCGGGTGCGCGGCGCGGTGAAGGCCGTGGACGGCGTGGGCTTCGACGTGGTGCGCGGGGAGACGCTCGGGCTGGTGGGGGAGAGCGGCTGCGGCAAGAGCACCCTCGGGCGCGCGCTGCTGCGGCTGGTGGAGCCCACCGCCGGCTCCATCCGCTTCGACGGACAGGAGCTGACGGGCCAGTCCCAGCGGAGGCTGCGCCCGCTGCGCCGGCGCATGCAGCTCGTCTTCCAGGACCCGTATGCCTCGCTCAACCCGAGGATGACGGTGCGGGAGATTCTGGGCGAGCCCTTCACCATCCACGGCCTCGCGCGCGAGCGCGGCGAGCGGGAGCGCGAGGTGGCCGCCCTGGTGGACGCCATGGGCCTGCCGCGCGAGGCGCTGGAGCGCTACCCCCACGAGTTCTCCGGCGGGCAGCGCCAGCGCATCGGCATTGCACGCGCCATCGCATTGCGCCCGGACCTGGTGGTGGCGGACGAGCCCATCAGCGCGCTGGACGTGTCCATCCAGGCGCAGATCGTCAATCTGCTGGTGGACCTGCAGCGCGAGCGCGGCCTCACCTACGTCTTCATCGCGCACGACCTGAAAATCGTCGAGTACGTCTCCACCCGGGTGGCCGTCATGTACCTGGGCCGCATCGTCGAACTGGCGCCCGCCGCGGAGCTGTACCGCCGACCGCGCCACCCGTACACGCAGGCGCTGCTGTCCGCCGTGCCGGTGCCGGACCCGGGCCGCGCGCGCACCCGCCTGCTGGTGCCGGGCGAGCCGCCGTCGCCGCTCAACCCGCCGTCCGGGTGCGCCTTCCACCCGCGCTGCCCCCACGCCATGGAGCGCTGCCGGCGCGAGTCCCCGCCGCTGTACCCGCTCGGGGATGGGCACACGGCCGCTTGTTTTCTCGTGGAAGGAGACGCGCGGGAAGTCAGCTCCGCCCCCACCTCCGGAGGTGATGCCGGTGTTCTGGCTCAGCCACCACCACCCGGATGA
- a CDS encoding ABC transporter ATP-binding protein, with translation MTVAAQRPSAGEPLLDIRGLTVELSLEAGPARAVDGVSFAVPPGGTLGVVGESGCGKSLTALSILGLAPQPPVRVVGGEVRFQGRDLLKLPEAELRRVRGRHAAMVFQEPMTSLNPVFTVGEQIAEGVRLHLGASRAQARERAVEMLRQVGIPAPGERVDAYPHQLSGGMRQRVMLAMALACDPALLIADEPTTALDVTIQAQILDLLKRLQAERGMAVMLITHDLGVVAESCDTVVVMYAGRVVERAPVRELFARPAHPYTAGLLRSIPSLQVATDAGGAGGRRRLQAIPGMVPSLGRLPSGCAFRDRCERALEVCARVVPPLEPKRDGQLAACHNPVPAP, from the coding sequence GTGACAGTCGCCGCTCAGCGTCCCTCCGCCGGGGAGCCCCTGCTGGACATCCGCGGGCTCACCGTCGAGCTGTCGCTGGAGGCAGGCCCGGCGCGCGCGGTGGACGGGGTGTCCTTCGCCGTGCCCCCGGGCGGCACGCTGGGCGTGGTGGGGGAGAGCGGCTGTGGCAAGAGCCTCACCGCCCTGTCCATCCTGGGGCTGGCCCCCCAGCCGCCCGTGCGCGTGGTGGGCGGCGAGGTCCGCTTCCAGGGACGTGACTTGCTCAAGCTGCCGGAGGCGGAGCTGCGCCGCGTGCGCGGCCGTCACGCGGCCATGGTCTTCCAGGAGCCGATGACGTCGCTCAACCCCGTCTTCACGGTGGGGGAGCAGATTGCCGAGGGTGTGCGGCTGCACCTGGGCGCCTCGCGGGCGCAGGCTCGTGAGCGGGCGGTGGAGATGCTGCGGCAGGTGGGCATCCCCGCCCCGGGCGAGCGCGTGGACGCGTATCCGCACCAGCTCTCCGGCGGCATGCGGCAGCGGGTGATGCTGGCCATGGCGCTGGCGTGCGACCCGGCGCTGCTCATCGCCGACGAGCCCACCACCGCGCTGGATGTCACCATCCAGGCCCAGATTCTGGACCTGCTCAAGCGGCTCCAGGCCGAGCGCGGCATGGCGGTGATGCTGATTACGCACGATCTGGGCGTGGTGGCGGAGAGCTGCGACACCGTGGTCGTCATGTACGCGGGCCGCGTGGTGGAGCGCGCCCCGGTGCGCGAGCTGTTCGCCCGGCCGGCGCACCCGTACACCGCGGGCCTGCTGCGCTCGATTCCGTCCCTGCAGGTGGCGACGGACGCGGGCGGGGCAGGGGGCCGCAGGCGGCTCCAGGCCATTCCCGGCATGGTGCCCTCGCTGGGCAGGCTGCCCTCGGGCTGCGCCTTCCGCGACAGGTGCGAGCGCGCGCTGGAGGTGTGCGCGCGCGTGGTGCCGCCGCTGGAGCCGAAGCGGGACGGGCAGCTCGCCGCCTGCCACAACCCGGTGCCCGCGCCATGA
- a CDS encoding general secretion pathway protein GspE, whose product MRKKIGELLIEAGVVTEEQVRAALGRRGAPGAQRLGEVLLSQGLCTPPDIARALSAQHGLPFVELPEDIPPAVTALVSVDFQTEHRVMPFRVEVEGRSERIHIAVEDPGDLTLVDELRFQLRKQVRVFVVASDDLDTALARARGEPLDIVEAEPLDEEGPPPPPVGAGQSLEWDFPEPPKPPPPPAAKPAPRPVAAAPAAPARPTLRGSASPPPPPMESPPPAPGVDVLDDLLGMEATPPSRPPPPPPDADGAGGKPRVPVVLFGGAAQGARPSVPLTPTPQFSDEDLAVLDDLERISRGEEAMLDTEKVKPARMVASLIRLLIRKGLIQEGEFLDELARK is encoded by the coding sequence ATGCGCAAGAAGATTGGCGAGCTGCTCATCGAGGCGGGAGTGGTGACGGAGGAGCAGGTGCGGGCAGCGCTCGGGCGCCGTGGCGCTCCCGGTGCCCAGCGGCTGGGCGAGGTGCTGCTGTCCCAGGGGCTGTGCACGCCCCCGGACATCGCCCGCGCCCTGTCCGCCCAGCACGGCCTGCCCTTCGTGGAGTTGCCGGAGGACATCCCCCCGGCCGTCACCGCGCTGGTGTCCGTGGACTTCCAGACCGAGCACCGGGTCATGCCCTTCCGGGTGGAGGTGGAGGGGCGCAGCGAGCGCATCCACATCGCCGTGGAGGACCCGGGGGATTTGACGCTGGTGGACGAGCTGCGCTTCCAGCTGCGCAAGCAGGTGCGCGTCTTCGTCGTCGCCTCGGATGACCTGGACACCGCCCTGGCGCGTGCCCGGGGCGAGCCGCTGGACATCGTGGAGGCCGAGCCGCTGGACGAGGAGGGCCCTCCGCCTCCGCCGGTGGGTGCGGGCCAGTCCCTGGAGTGGGACTTCCCCGAGCCCCCCAAGCCGCCGCCTCCGCCCGCCGCGAAGCCCGCGCCCAGGCCCGTGGCCGCCGCTCCGGCCGCGCCCGCGCGTCCCACGCTCCGGGGCTCGGCGTCTCCGCCGCCTCCGCCCATGGAGTCCCCGCCGCCCGCGCCGGGCGTGGACGTGCTGGATGACCTGCTGGGCATGGAGGCCACGCCACCGTCACGGCCGCCGCCTCCTCCTCCCGACGCGGACGGGGCCGGGGGCAAGCCGCGCGTGCCGGTGGTGCTGTTCGGCGGCGCGGCGCAGGGTGCCCGTCCCTCCGTGCCGCTCACGCCCACGCCTCAGTTCTCCGACGAGGACCTGGCCGTCCTCGACGACCTCGAGCGCATCTCCCGGGGCGAGGAGGCCATGCTGGACACGGAGAAGGTGAAGCCCGCCCGCATGGTGGCGAGCCTCATCCGCCTGCTCATCCGCAAGGGCCTCATCCAGGAAGGGGAGTTCCTGGACGAGCTGGCGCGGAAGTGA
- a CDS encoding general secretion pathway protein GspE: MAQIKLGELLIKANVLQESQLKAALAEQAKWGGKLGEILVRMSLVSEDILVRALSKQLGMPAVNLDAVQMVPPHVKAKISSQMARDFSVLPLQLRDDGKTLVVAMSDPLNVRMLDELRAVTKCRIVPNVAGRSSIARAFSRIYEENAELEDADTNFKVVDAQGRTVVKNLKDLDPAAAAVAAAPASRPTPPPVARPPTPPPEAARPAATGSPAELLRSVEDVQRKEVAALKAMVELLIEKGVFSREEYLAKVKR, translated from the coding sequence ATGGCACAGATCAAGCTCGGAGAACTGCTGATCAAGGCAAACGTGCTGCAGGAGAGCCAGCTCAAGGCCGCGCTCGCCGAACAGGCGAAGTGGGGCGGAAAGCTGGGCGAAATCCTGGTCAGGATGAGCCTCGTCTCCGAGGACATCCTGGTACGCGCGTTGTCCAAGCAGCTCGGCATGCCGGCGGTGAACCTGGACGCGGTGCAGATGGTGCCGCCGCACGTGAAGGCGAAGATCTCCTCGCAGATGGCGCGGGACTTCTCCGTGCTGCCGCTGCAGCTTCGCGACGACGGCAAGACGCTGGTGGTGGCGATGTCCGATCCGCTCAACGTGCGGATGCTGGACGAGCTGCGCGCCGTCACCAAGTGCCGCATCGTCCCCAACGTGGCGGGCCGCAGCTCCATTGCCCGTGCCTTCTCGCGCATCTACGAGGAGAACGCGGAGCTGGAGGACGCGGACACCAACTTCAAGGTGGTGGACGCCCAGGGCCGCACGGTGGTGAAGAACCTGAAGGACCTGGACCCGGCCGCCGCCGCCGTGGCCGCCGCCCCCGCGTCCCGGCCCACGCCTCCGCCCGTCGCCCGCCCGCCCACGCCGCCTCCGGAGGCCGCGCGCCCCGCCGCCACCGGCAGTCCCGCGGAGCTGCTGCGCAGCGTGGAGGACGTGCAGCGCAAGGAGGTCGCCGCCCTCAAGGCGATGGTGGAGCTGCTCATCGAGAAGGGCGTGTTCTCCCGCGAGGAGTACCTCGCCAAGGTCAAGCGGTAG
- a CDS encoding DUF4292 domain-containing protein, with product MNRAAAAIFLAVLSSACPKRIEFGPEGELTDANVVYQRVKENQDNIVQLEGDSKLRVESPQGSGTLSMFVSVTRPAMLHLETFDFFNRPLASLVSDGQGFGLYQTETNTFYQGPASPENVSRFLPVVLPSQELVAIMLGQVPLIPPERMELELDRKKGFYVLTLHQGQATQVLQVHTKYLRVVKSQVRGVPGYDLAFDDFLEKGTLIFPGKVELVAAQADTRLQLSYQQITLNGRPDLTLYELLPPEGAKVVEVDERGRELPAGSSVPSGPPASPGPAVPGS from the coding sequence ATGAACCGCGCAGCCGCCGCAATCTTCCTGGCAGTCCTCAGTTCCGCATGCCCCAAGCGAATCGAGTTCGGGCCCGAGGGCGAGCTCACCGACGCGAATGTCGTCTACCAACGCGTCAAGGAGAACCAGGACAACATCGTGCAACTGGAGGGCGACTCCAAGCTGCGCGTCGAGTCCCCACAGGGCAGCGGCACCCTCAGCATGTTCGTTTCCGTCACCCGGCCGGCCATGCTGCACCTGGAGACGTTCGACTTCTTCAACCGGCCGCTCGCCTCCCTGGTGTCGGATGGGCAGGGCTTCGGGCTGTACCAGACGGAAACGAACACTTTCTATCAAGGGCCGGCCAGCCCGGAGAACGTGTCGCGCTTCCTCCCGGTGGTGCTGCCGAGCCAGGAACTGGTGGCCATCATGCTCGGCCAGGTGCCGCTCATCCCCCCGGAGCGGATGGAGCTGGAGCTGGACCGTAAGAAAGGCTTCTACGTGCTGACACTCCACCAGGGGCAGGCCACCCAGGTGCTCCAGGTGCACACGAAGTACCTGCGCGTGGTGAAGAGCCAGGTGCGGGGCGTCCCCGGGTACGACCTGGCCTTCGACGACTTCCTGGAGAAGGGCACCCTCATCTTCCCCGGGAAGGTGGAGCTGGTGGCCGCGCAGGCCGACACGCGGCTCCAGCTGAGCTACCAGCAGATCACCCTCAACGGCCGGCCGGACCTCACGCTCTACGAGCTGCTCCCTCCCGAGGGGGCCAAGGTGGTGGAGGTGGACGAGCGGGGCCGGGAGCTGCCGGCCGGGTCCTCCGTGCCCTCGGGGCCCCCCGCCTCCCCCGGGCCCGCCGTGCCGGGTTCCTGA
- a CDS encoding MotA/TolQ/ExbB proton channel family protein — MSLNDILHYLRLGGVTLALLLLASVVALIVAVERLIALWGVSERSRLLGETVNKHLLRGDVAAARTAAERSDSVAADIFLAGFDRLERARTTGGAGVEAAVERERAQVGLKLRRNLWVLATIGSITPFVGLFGTVAGIMRSFKDLGLDVEAGGTGGSAAVMTGISEALVATAVGILVAVQAMVFYNYFQARLSRVLVELRLLGDEFVELLKERASGAPLPPEPAPTRESPPPAVTHPDPKLA, encoded by the coding sequence ATGAGCCTGAACGACATCCTCCATTACCTTCGGCTGGGCGGCGTCACCCTCGCCCTGCTGCTGCTGGCCTCCGTCGTCGCGCTGATTGTCGCCGTCGAGCGGCTCATCGCGCTGTGGGGGGTGAGCGAGCGCTCCCGCCTCCTGGGCGAGACGGTCAACAAGCACCTGCTGCGCGGGGACGTGGCCGCGGCCCGCACCGCCGCCGAGCGCTCGGACTCGGTGGCCGCCGACATCTTCCTCGCCGGCTTCGACCGGCTGGAGCGCGCCCGCACCACCGGAGGCGCGGGCGTGGAGGCCGCCGTGGAGCGCGAGCGCGCCCAGGTGGGCCTGAAGCTGCGCCGCAACCTGTGGGTGCTGGCCACCATCGGCTCGATTACCCCCTTCGTGGGCCTGTTCGGCACCGTGGCGGGCATCATGCGCTCCTTCAAGGACCTGGGCCTGGACGTGGAGGCCGGCGGCACCGGCGGCAGCGCGGCGGTGATGACGGGCATCTCCGAGGCGCTCGTCGCCACCGCGGTGGGCATCCTCGTCGCGGTGCAGGCCATGGTCTTCTACAACTACTTCCAGGCCCGCCTGTCGCGAGTGCTGGTGGAGCTGCGCCTGCTGGGCGACGAGTTCGTGGAGCTGCTCAAGGAGCGCGCCTCGGGCGCCCCCCTGCCCCCGGAGCCCGCCCCCACCCGCGAGTCCCCGCCGCCCGCGGTGACGCACCCCGACCCGAAGCTCGCGTAG
- a CDS encoding ExbD/TolR family protein, translating to MAMGRTPGDNEGDEGVFAEINITPLTDIFLVLLIIFMVTSSVIVQQGPGGGAKAGLKVNLPKGGAADITARSTDLSVAVLADGRFVLAGNVVSEEELRKTFDDAKMKDPDTVVIVQADEGVPHGTVVQVMELAKKAGLGQLAIGVREGE from the coding sequence ATGGCCATGGGAAGGACTCCAGGGGACAACGAGGGCGACGAGGGCGTCTTCGCTGAAATCAACATCACCCCGCTCACCGACATCTTCCTCGTGCTGCTCATCATCTTCATGGTGACCAGCTCCGTCATCGTCCAGCAGGGGCCCGGAGGCGGCGCGAAGGCCGGCCTCAAGGTGAACCTGCCCAAGGGCGGCGCCGCGGACATCACCGCGCGCAGCACGGACCTGTCCGTGGCGGTGCTCGCCGACGGGCGCTTCGTCCTCGCCGGCAACGTCGTCTCCGAGGAGGAGCTGCGCAAGACGTTCGACGACGCGAAGATGAAGGACCCCGACACCGTGGTCATCGTCCAAGCCGACGAGGGCGTCCCCCACGGCACCGTGGTGCAGGTGATGGAGCTGGCGAAGAAGGCCGGTCTCGGGCAGCTCGCCATCGGCGTGCGCGAGGGCGAGTAG
- a CDS encoding acyl-CoA dehydrogenase, with the protein MSAGINTYKTDLREIFFTLFEQFGFGQVSGQAPYEAWGPDEARAVLTETYRFAREVLGPLNSVGDREGCRVENGAVFTPTGFKDAWKKLYEQGFKTVSVDPEHGGQGAPMMLQVTVEELLSGANTAFNMYPGLAFGAAEVIAECGTPAQQKQFVERMLNGTWGGTMCLTEPHAGSDVGAAKSTARRNGDGTYNIRGTKIFISGGDHDMADNIIHLVLARIDGASPGTKGLSLFIVPKLRINADGSAGKPNDVGVGSIEHKMGINGSATCVLNFGESDACVGELVGTVEHVGMSQMFKMMNGARIAVGIQGLGLASAAYYNALDYAKDRKQGSHFTKWKDPTAPRAAIIEHPDVRRMLLDMKAHVEGIRSLIIKLAMHLDKARQLSGKDDDAATYHKGQVELLTPLVKAYGSDQSFRLCAQAIQVYGGAGYIQDYPVEQYTRDAKIFAIYEGTNHIQAMDLVGRKLGQAGGTHFQQFMGDVGAFIEANREHTVYGEAVKTLAAAQEALMASAMTVFGWSQDGGKFPLIPLSANRFLQMMSEVAVGWLLLDAALIADKAQASVSADHPDRAFYEGKKFSALYYARNVLPGVEQAARMIASEDTSPMDITDAAFGSI; encoded by the coding sequence ATGTCCGCCGGGATCAACACCTACAAGACCGACCTTCGAGAGATCTTCTTCACGCTGTTCGAGCAGTTCGGCTTCGGCCAGGTGTCCGGGCAGGCGCCGTACGAGGCCTGGGGCCCGGACGAGGCCCGCGCGGTGCTCACCGAGACGTACCGCTTCGCGCGCGAGGTGCTCGGGCCCCTCAACTCGGTCGGCGACCGGGAGGGCTGCCGGGTGGAGAACGGGGCCGTCTTTACCCCCACCGGCTTCAAGGACGCGTGGAAGAAGCTCTATGAGCAGGGCTTCAAGACGGTGTCCGTGGACCCCGAGCACGGCGGCCAGGGCGCGCCGATGATGCTCCAGGTGACGGTGGAGGAGCTGCTGTCGGGCGCCAACACGGCCTTCAACATGTACCCCGGCCTGGCCTTCGGTGCCGCCGAAGTCATCGCCGAGTGCGGCACGCCCGCCCAACAGAAGCAGTTCGTGGAGCGCATGCTCAACGGCACGTGGGGCGGCACGATGTGCCTCACCGAGCCGCACGCCGGCTCCGACGTGGGCGCGGCCAAGTCCACGGCCCGCCGCAACGGCGACGGCACCTACAACATCCGCGGGACGAAGATCTTCATCTCCGGCGGCGACCACGACATGGCGGACAACATCATCCACCTCGTGCTCGCGCGCATCGACGGCGCCTCGCCGGGCACCAAGGGCCTGTCGCTGTTCATCGTCCCCAAGCTGCGCATCAACGCGGACGGCAGCGCCGGCAAGCCCAACGACGTGGGCGTGGGCTCCATCGAGCACAAGATGGGCATCAACGGCTCCGCCACCTGTGTCCTCAACTTCGGTGAGAGCGACGCGTGTGTGGGCGAGCTCGTGGGCACCGTCGAGCACGTCGGCATGAGCCAGATGTTCAAGATGATGAACGGCGCGCGCATCGCCGTGGGCATCCAGGGCCTCGGGCTGGCGTCGGCCGCGTACTACAACGCGCTCGACTACGCGAAGGACCGCAAGCAGGGCTCGCACTTCACCAAGTGGAAGGACCCCACCGCGCCCCGCGCCGCCATCATCGAGCACCCGGACGTACGCCGGATGCTGCTGGACATGAAGGCGCACGTGGAGGGCATCCGCTCGCTCATCATCAAGCTGGCCATGCACCTGGACAAGGCGCGCCAGCTGTCCGGCAAGGACGATGACGCGGCCACCTACCACAAGGGCCAGGTGGAGCTGCTCACCCCGCTGGTGAAGGCCTACGGCTCCGACCAGTCCTTCCGGCTGTGCGCCCAGGCCATCCAGGTCTACGGCGGCGCCGGCTACATCCAGGACTACCCGGTGGAGCAGTACACCCGCGACGCGAAGATCTTCGCCATCTACGAGGGCACCAACCACATCCAGGCCATGGACCTGGTGGGCCGCAAGCTGGGCCAGGCCGGTGGCACGCACTTCCAGCAGTTCATGGGTGACGTGGGCGCCTTCATCGAGGCCAACCGCGAGCACACCGTGTACGGCGAGGCCGTGAAGACGCTGGCCGCGGCGCAGGAGGCCCTCATGGCCAGCGCCATGACGGTGTTCGGCTGGTCCCAGGACGGCGGCAAGTTCCCGCTGATTCCGCTGTCCGCCAACCGCTTCCTGCAGATGATGTCCGAGGTCGCTGTGGGCTGGCTGCTGCTGGACGCCGCCCTCATCGCCGACAAGGCCCAGGCCTCGGTGTCCGCGGACCACCCGGACCGCGCCTTCTACGAGGGCAAGAAGTTCAGCGCCCTCTACTACGCCCGGAACGTGCTGCCCGGCGTGGAGCAGGCCGCGCGGATGATTGCCTCCGAGGACACCTCGCCGATGGACATCACGGACGCCGCCTTCGGCTCCATCTGA